In Camelina sativa cultivar DH55 chromosome 17, Cs, whole genome shotgun sequence, the genomic stretch TTACCATCTCCATCTAAATGGAGATTACTTTATCACACTAAGGCTCAAATTAGAcctctcatcttttttttcattctttttttttttataaggagTTTATGATCCGATTTGTATTTAACTATTTGCATCTCTTACAGCTAAATTCCATATGACAAGTAatgtaaacaaaattttgtaacaGAGGACCTGAGATTGACACCGGAGAATCAATCTCGACCTTGCCGTGTCTGTAAAGTTAACGTAACTTGTTGACCTCTCTCTAGTGTCTCTTTGCCTTGGGTCGTTTTCAACGAATGTGCGCTCAGATCCAACACGAGCTGATCATATGACCTCTCTAAAACTACCATGTTCGCAGCCGGAAGGGTATGAGAGCTTCCGTTTTTGTTGCTNNNNNNNNNNNNNNNNNNNNNNNNNNNNNNNNNNNNNNNNNNNNNNNNNNNNNNNNNNNNTAACGTGGCCATGTTCGTATGATGAATACTAAAAGAGTTTTGATTAGTGCTTATGATGAAGACAAAAAGTCTTGAAAGAGACTCTGATTATTAACCCACACAAAAGAGTCCTGATTTGATATTgatctttgtttccttttggcTGAGAACCTGAAATCTTTTGTGTgggttagaacttagaagtagTAGTAGCTAGGTAGGACCAGAAGAGTCTGAGTTTGATTGCTATGTCAAAGAAAATTTGACCATTTTGTTATATGTGAATTGAACTTTTATCCAACTTTATATTCTCTGACCACTACTTAAAACATTCACCGTTTATATTggttctttgacaaaaaaacattcaccgtatattaaatatacatattGGTCCACATTTACAGTAGTTTCAATTACAGAACAAGATAGACATAAAATTTCGTtacttaaaacaaatttatcttCCCCTAACCACTTCTTAGCACAAATCCACCCTTTTGCTATAGAGAGAGTACGTACATACGAAGCACAATCACACGATATGAAAAAGTTATAAAGCCAGAGAAAACCAGAGATAGACATAGCTTATGCTTCTACAAATTTCGAAAGTACAAAACGGTGTGTTCTTTGGTCTCGTTTATTGTTTTCATGTGAAAATTGGTGAAATTTCTTGACTAATCTTTGTATCATCCTGTGAATCAAGCTAGCTCTTTTCTTCTTGATCCTATCTTCACCCATATTATTCTCTCGAGTCACAGTCCCTTGACCCATAGCTTGGCTCACCTGGGAACATATATGAAAGAAccaacaattttaattttcctaatttggtGACTGGTGAAACAAAGTCATTTTAAGTAAAAGAGATAATAAAGTCCCACCTCTTGAGCTGATGACACTAACTTGATTGTTGAGTCAGGAGATTGTTGAGTTTTGCTCTGGTCTATGCGATGATTTAAGCTACCAAAACTATCACAAGTGCTAGAAGTTTCAATAGAGTTCTgtcaaatgaaacaaaaaaaatcgtacGCTTAATGAGGTGAAATCTGAAAACAGAGGATCATAAAAGTACATAAGTATACAAATCTTTTCTTACTGTTGTTGCAGAAATCGAATCAGAATCAGTATCATTATCATCACTGCTATGATCATCAAAGACACCAGTCAATGGCTTTGGAGGTCTGTAATCGCTACAGTCCTCTTGCACAGAAACGATCTTActctgttcatcatcatcattgaaCAAACTATTCCAATCATCAGTCGATATACTGTTGATAGCCCTGCGCACTGCATCTTCCAGCTGAGTTTCTGGCTGCACTCCAAGAAAGCCACTACTAAGCTGACTTGGATTCTGTACTCCTTGGCAGTACGACGATCCCTGAAACATGAGAAGATAACACAAACCAGAATTCTCTATGACTGATATGAGACATGGTTTTGAAGGTTAAAAcgacaaaacagagaaagtttGAGATTGACCCACCTCAGATCTTGGACTCAGTTCTCCAGAATAGTTCATAAGAGGGATTAAAGAGTGATTATTCTCAATTTCACTACCAGTAGAGGAAGACGATATCTCACTCTCTTCACCCTTAAACTCAACTTTACAGAGTGTATATTTCATCATctatacaaaaatcaaacacgAACCATAAAGGAaaaccaataaataaaacaatggcaacacaaaaccctaaaaaaaaggGTCAATCAACTTAGAATATACGATCATGAgaaccaacaacaaaagaaacgcaattacaaatcaatcaaatcacaaTCGCAGCAGTAACAacacaaaaccctagaaaaaaaaaacagggcaATTATCTAAGAATCAACGATTACGAGCAATCAAACCGCAGCTAGTATAACAAaacaccaaaaccctaaaaaaaagcTGGAATTAGGAAAGTTACCTGATTAGGAGGAGACAAGGGCGTAGCGTGGTACTCGTGCATAACCCAATCGGACTTGGAACCACCACGATGCTTAAACACCAAAACCCTTTTCTCACCGATCTTTTCATTATTGCCTCTTCTTTTGCGGATGATAGACATGGTCTTTCCAGTTTTCTTCCAAACCCCTGATTTTGTTGTTCTCCTCAGTTGATCACCTCTGTTATACTTGATTTCCTTGACACCAAAGAAATACCAAACCCCATCTCTCGACTTGATCCTAGACTTGGCTGTGATATAAAAAAGAGCCAATGATTTCGAATTCTATACAACAGCtggggaaagaaaaagaaaaaactcatgATATTAAATTAGTAGGGACTTACAAGGTAAATCCCAAGGATCGACGCTACAGATATCAACTGTGCTGATGACTTCATCGACACGGCTCGTGTTAGTTTCCAGATTTTTAGGCCGGAGGTAATGGTCGACGATCTCCTCGTCGGTCGGACGGAATCTGAATCCCACCGGATTCATCATTGTCGCTGTACTAGGTAGGAAAGTGGAAGACGaagttgtgttttatttatttattaataagttAAATTATATAAAGGCAGTGACGGGAGTGAGTGACGTCAACTATGACGTAATGGTCCTACAAACTATGCGTGCGACGTCATCCCATCCATGATTCCCAAGCTCACATGGCTGCACActtgtcttcttttctttccttttcataTTGTCCTAATTATCTTCTTAATTAACAAGAATCACGAAAaggatattttatttgtttttataataatggcttcacttgttttttttattcattatgaAAATTTACtaatacagtagaacctctataaattaatactcgataaattaataatctctataaattaatcaatttttcAGATCCCAAGTTGGCACTAATATAATTTTagatactatttaataatataataaaataatatttttttgaaaactcttTGTGAATATATGGTtctatcaataatataaattaataattatacaaaattatctaaatatatgtatatatatacacactaatATTTATGTatagttcatttttaatatttttactatataaaattttttaagtattatctttaaaacatgataattgttatttttcttgaaattaattttataaaaatattatttataataaatattattatttttaaattattttttattaaactagtaaaatctctataaattaataattattaaattaataattattaatttatcgataaattaaaatctttataaattaatagatttttatggtcacaacattattaatttatagaggttttactttattatatagttttgatatgtaaaaaaaactactaatatATGCAGCAGACGGACTGGGCCCTTCTTTGACTTTTGTTGagattcttttaattttaaagatttttttttttaaagaaaaaaaagaagaagtgtcAATTGATGATCTACTACTAAATGATGCGAATCAATCACAAAAGCTGAATGGATTTTAACATGTCgttatctttatttatttaacgcGTCATTTTTATGACCCGAACGCATTGAGTTCGTGCACGGTTCAGAAACTATTGGTTTCTTTAAttcacattttgttttattggatttataccatttcacccaaaaaaataataagataaatttgtataaaagtaaaaaattatcaattttcGACGTCCAAAGTGTTTTAGGCGCCTacttagggcatctccaacccacctctatatttgctttttaactctattttagagtaaaatctactccaacccAACTCTATTTCTacttctataatagagatctctattttttcctctagccctgggcattcgggtactcgggtcgggttcggataGGAACCGATCAGGTTCGGGTTTTTTAGGTAGAGGAGTTTAGAACTCATTAGGGTAAACAACAAatatcggttcgggttcggtttgggtCTTACTGGATTCGGGTCGGTTCGggtctaaaatttcaaaacctatAAATACCCGAAAAAATCGGATatcattcgggttcgggtattttgtACCCGATTACCCGAAATTTAACCTAAAAAACCTGAATTTTACCTGATTACCTggaaattttaatgttaaatattaaaaaaaattggttaattttttaaaaattatagctaaacatttcaatataattttggttatgttgagtatttttattattttgctctaggaaaaataatatttttgaattttaaattgtaactttgaataattatgttataaaaaatatatatataactaatattctctatatatgattttatttcgGATATATCAGGTACCCATTCGGTTTTTGGTTCGGTTCCGGGTTCGGTTCCGGTTTTTCGGGTTTAGGAGATTAGGACCCAATAGGGTATTCTAACGGTtccgggttcggattcgggtccATATTTTCGGGTCGGTTCcggttcgggttttcggatccgttttttgcccaggcctattttcctctatatatagaggaactctattttttcctctataatagagttgaaattttttatttataaaatggtccttgaacttttaacacttttatatttatgataaaaataaataaaatatatatataaatagtttaataataatttaaatatatatttaaatagtttaataataatttaaatattttaataatatttaaattttaaaggctaattgattataaagttaaatttgactaattttaatattttggtttaaaattttttaagattttcgtattaaaaaattttaaaggcttttgtatagaaaaacatttttaaaatttgagactattatttgcaaaagaaaatttatataaaatcttattaaatataaataatttaaatattttagttatattcatgccataacattatttttaatacaacaaagactaattatttaatattctggtatatttatgaatgttaaaaatttaaataatatcataattttatgaaagtttcacaaatactaaaataaatggtttagtttgcaacttttataagtaaaaggtattaacagtaaaataaaaaaggaatctctatggaatattcttttttagaggaaaaaatagaagtacctattggagcaaaagtcacctctattatagagttcctctattttagaggtaaaaatagagaaaaccattggagatggtcttaatAAAATTACGATTAGCGTAATTGAGGGGAGGGGGTTTGGGACTTACAGACAACATATGCACGTGGTACACTTACGATGTAGACTACTACTAAGTACTAATTAatagtccaaaaaaaaaaaacactcttgtCATTACTAAAACTAAGTATCTTGATTGGATATTTATTCTTCGCTTCTTTTGTAATGACAAGATAATAATGGAACTCGCTACAATAGCAATTGGTCTACATCATATGTGTACCACGAATTCACcttttacatgtatatataatggAACACGCTACAATTTGGAAAAGTTACAAAACAAGATAGacataaatacataatatataaactctctcttttctttgctAAGGAAGATAGACACAAAACTAACTCTTCTACATATATGGAAAGTACAAATAGGTGTTCTTGATCATAATAATTGATATCATGTTCTTTAGTTAGAAGAACATAGCTGAATTATCTTGACGAATTTTTGTATCATCCTGCAAAAGAAACCagcttttttgttcttgatcatCATCACTTGACCCAATTTATTACGCTCACCAATCTCAGTCCCTAGTGCATCATCGTcataagtcttcttcttcttcacaggTGTTTCTTTGACTGGCGAGGTAGGAGATTCTGGCAGCAGGTCTGTGATGATTTGGTTTGAGCTACCAAAACTATCACAAGTGCTCGAAGTTTGAATGGAACTCTGTTCGTATGAAACAAAACTCTATAGCGTTATGAGGTAGAAACTGAAAACAGAgtaatttataatgtttgtgtaacataataatttttttgcttaCTGTGGTTGGAGAAATCGAATCAGAGTCACTACTATTATCAGAGAAGACACCAGTCAATGGCTTTTTAGGTCTGTATCTGTTGTATTCTTCCATGTAAACACCCTTACTCtgttcgtcatcatcatcagccgCCAAGCCCACGAAATCAGGACTTAATATATCATCCATAACCCAGTCCAGTGCATCCAAATCTAGAGGAGATCCAGTAATCTGACATGGATTCTGTAAAAAAGGGGGAACACAACACAAGTAAAGTCAGAAATTGTCAGAAGATTCTCCATGACTGACTTATTAATGATTTTGAAGATCGATGTAAATagaaaaactaataaattaagttttgacTTATTGAGATTGACCAAAGATAGAATGACAGAATATTCCTATTCTATCAACCAACCTTAATTATCAAACCACCAATATTGTTATCATTATTATTCATTGGAGCTGGGTATAAAGTGCGACTTTCCTCAATTTCTCTCATTTCACCCTTAAACTTTACTTTGCAGAGTGTATATGTCATCatctgtaaataaaaaaattaaataggtTGCATCGATTagagtaacaacaacaacaacaacagtaacAAAGAAGCCTAAAATTAAGAACCTGGTTAGGAGGAGAGTAAGGGAAGGTAGCGTGATACTCGTGCATAACCCATTTGGATTTCGATCCACCTTTCAAGTAAAACATCAAAACCCTTTTTTCACCAATCTTTTCGCAATTGCCGCTCTTTCGCTTGATATCTATTGTCTTTCCGGTTTTCTTCCAAAACCCGGATTGTGTTCGTCTGCTTTGTATATCACCTTTGTTGTATTTGTTCTCTATACGGCCAAAGAAATACCAAAACAGATCGGTCGTTTCAACGATGGTAGTCGCCATGGCTtaattgaagaaagaaaaagacaacaaaaaataaataagaaattacCCAAATGGATGGCTTAATCTTttatttagagagagagagagagagagagagatttaattACAAGGTAAATGCCAAGGATCGGAGCTACAGATATTGACAGTGCTGATGACTTCATCGACAAGGCTAGTGTTACTTTCCAGATTTTTGACCCGGAGGTAATAAAAGATCTCCTCCTCGGTCAGACGGAATCTGACTCCGATCGGGTAAGCCACTTTCGAGAGCGACATAACTTACAGATCAGAAACCCTCCCTAGttaaaacagaaccaaaagaaaaaaaaacaagaaagggAGAGATTGGGATGTTCAGTTTCGGAACttatttttagaagattttgcTTTCTGTAAGTACGATGATTGAACTGCAGACGTGTGCTTATTTATATAGCCCGTCAGGACATTTTCGGGATTCGTAAAATtcgaattttttaaataaaatatgacaATGTTAAGAAATGAGATTAAAAATAGTGCTTAGAAGACACGCTAACAAGGGGTGGAATGgtaaattttagtattttacataCGTGTCACATCTCCTATCCACTTGTTGTCTGGTTTagagcattttttttctttatttcctgATATAACCATATTGTCGATGGGCTTTTAGTATTACCAAGTTGGAGTTTAGCATGTTTAATTGTAGACAAATTACATTTTGTTTCTACGAAAACTAATGTGTTTGTTGctcaatggaaaaaaaaaaaaaaaatcgtcgtttaaatattatgatgttatttatggaaaatACCATACTAAACGTAACGTCGTTGGTCAAGTCAGAAACTTCGTCGAAGGCGCGGGTAAGATAAAAGATTAACCGACATCGTATAAGGGGGAATTAGCCGAATAGGAATGATCATACATTGTAAATAATTAAttcacaaatttgtttttgtatctaAACTTTCCATTTTCGAAGTGCTATAGAActctttgacaaaaaagaaaaaagtgatttAGAACTCATCACTGGTTAGTGGTACATTAATGATATTCACTAGTTTGACTAGTTTAATATAGTTTCCGTTGAATCATCATAAATAAACGCTGGAAAACCTGATCTCACTACTACTGTATATACAATTCATTACTTGTGTGATGGTAGTGTTTGTTTTCTCAATGACACAAATATGGATACTATGAATATCAAATTACAAACTGTGGAAGACAACCCAACCCATCAAGACTGATTCTTGTAGTTAATCAAATTTcatcacaaagaaaaaacagaaagcATATATGAGCCTACCATTTACTTGATGAGGAGGAGACCAATGGCAGTGACTATGAGTGTTGAAGGTAAACCGAACTTGAAGTGTTTTGTGAAAGTGAGAGTGTATCCATGGCTCCCTGATCTGCGAGCTTGCTCACACACTATCAGGTTTGCAGCTGAACCAAGCAACGTCAAGTTCCCAGCCACTGTGCTCACCCACGCCAGCAACAACCAagccttcttctcctcctccctCCCCATTGCTGATGCCGCCACTCTTGCTCCAAGCAAAAGCACTGCACAcatttaaaagacaaaaaagaatcATTCATTCGCAATGGTCCTGCGGTTTCTTTCAAAGACTGAATTTGTTTGCAGAGCCAACATAACATATTTGCCTTTAAGGATAGTGAGGTTACCGGTAGGTACATTAGAGGCTACATTGGAGAGGACAAGAATCACAACTGCTAGAACCGCGGTTCCTTTGGCTTGATCGATTTTGGCATATGGCTCCATTAGGTCCCATAGAGCGGTAGGGATACCAGTTTTGTTGAATCCATCAACGGTTATGAACATCCCACAGAAGAAGATCAAAAGCGAATACGACACCTGcgaatcacaacaaaaaaaaggttacaacTTTCAAATTATATCTTTGAaagagtttggtttttttacCTTCTCGAGAGATGGCCTTGCATCTTTGAAATCAAGAACAACGAGAGCTAGAGCCGCGGTAATTGCAGCCCACGACATGTTTAAACCCATAAGCATAGACACAAGCATCCCTAACGTGATCAAATAAACACTTGACTTCCATAAAACTCTTCTCCACTTCTTGGTTTTGAAcatactgttgttgttgttgctgtcaTTGCTCTCTCCTTGAGACTCTGCGTCGGTTTGTAGTTCTCTTGAATCGCGGCTTATAAGATCACTCTCACCAGCCGAACCCGCTCTGTTTCTGAGCGTATCAGCAGCATCCATTCTCAAGTTCGATTCTTCGgatgttggtggtggtggaaacGTAGCTGGCGAAAACCTATGAGAGCTGACATCTTCTTCAGCAACAGAAACAACTTCAGAATCAGCAACTTCTCCTGCTTTCTCTTCGTCCTCTTTATGATCAGACAAGACCCGCCAATACATacagagaagaagcaaagcatTGACGGTAATACCAACAATCATAGCaggaaaaacaccaaaaagaaactCCCCAAAGGGTATCTTGCTTTGAACAGCGATAACAAGATTCTGAGGATTCCCAATGGGAGTAGCGGAAGAACCAATATTAGCACTCGTGGCCAAAGCGAGCAAAAAAGGATGAGGAGGGAGGTTCTTTTGCCTAGCGATCTTCAACACAAACTCGGTTAAAACCACACAAGAAGTGTCATTAGTGAAAAGAGCGCTTGAAACAGCGGAAACAAGACAGACTCGACAAAGCAAGTCTTTAGGTCCTCTGCTTTGCCAAGAGAGCAATGTGCCTAAGTACTTGAACATATCAGCTCTTTCAAGGTATATACTAACAACCATAGTGCCAAAGAGAAGGCCAAGGATGGGGAGATCGATGGCAGCGTAAGCTTGTTCAGGGGTTATCACTTGGAAGATAACCATTAGCATTGCACCAAACAGAGAACCGGCGGTTCGACCGATTGGTAGTAATGGTACAGAGGGGAACACTGCTAATACCCAGAAAATAGCAAAGGCTAATGAACCTAAAACCAGCTTAACTACTGGTGCCAttgccattttcttttttttgagtaTCTCTAATCAATGATTCAAAAGCATGGATCTTGTAAATTAGATAAGAAA encodes the following:
- the LOC104754191 gene encoding NAC domain-containing protein 4-like yields the protein MMNPVGFRFRPTDEEIVDHYLRPKNLETNTSRVDEVISTVDICSVDPWDLPSKSRIKSRDGVWYFFGVKEIKYNRGDQLRRTTKSGVWKKTGKTMSIIRKRRGNNEKIGEKRVLVFKHRGGSKSDWVMHEYHATPLSPPNQMMKYTLCKVEFKGEESEISSSSTGSEIENNHSLIPLMNYSGELSPRSEGSSYCQGVQNPSQLSSGFLGVQPETQLEDAVRRAINSISTDDWNSLFNDDDEQSKIVSVQEDCSDYRPPKPLTGVFDDHSSDDNDTDSDSISATTNSIETSSTCDSFGSLNHRIDQSKTQQSPDSTIKLVSSAQEVSQAMGQGTVTRENNMGEDRIKKKRASLIHRMIQRLVKKFHQFSHENNKRDQRTHRFVLSKFVEA
- the LOC104754192 gene encoding NAC domain-containing protein 5-like isoform X1 produces the protein MSLSKVAYPIGVRFRLTEEEIFYYLRVKNLESNTSLVDEVISTVNICSSDPWHLPSMATTIVETTDLFWYFFGRIENKYNKGDIQSRRTQSGFWKKTGKTIDIKRKSGNCEKIGEKRVLMFYLKGGSKSKWVMHEYHATFPYSPPNQMMTYTLCKVKFKGEMREIEESRTLYPAPMNNNDNNIGGLIIKNPCQITGSPLDLDALDWVMDDILSPDFVGLAADDDDEQSKGVYMEEYNRYRPKKPLTGVFSDNSSDSDSISPTTSFVSYEQSSIQTSSTCDSFGSSNQIITDLLPESPTSPVKETPVKKKKTYDDDALGTEIGERNKLGQVMMIKNKKAGFFCRMIQKFVKIIQLCSSN
- the LOC104754192 gene encoding NAC domain-containing protein 5-like isoform X2 — its product is MSLSKVAYPIGVRFRLTEEEIFYYLRVKNLESNTSLVDEVISTVNICSSDPWHLPSMATTIVETTDLFWYFFGRIENKYNKGDIQSRRTQSGFWKKTGKTIDIKRKSGNCEKIGEKRVLMFYLKGGSKSKWVMHEYHATFPYSPPNQMMTYTLCKVKFKGEMREIEESRTLYPAPMNNNDNNIGGLIIKNPCQITGSPLDLDALDWVMDDILSPDFVGLAADDDDEQSKGVYMEEYNRYRPKKPLTGVFSDNSSDSDSISPTTSSIQTSSTCDSFGSSNQIITDLLPESPTSPVKETPVKKKKTYDDDALGTEIGERNKLGQVMMIKNKKAGFFCRMIQKFVKIIQLCSSN
- the LOC104754193 gene encoding putative transporter arsB; translated protein: MAMAPVVKLVLGSLAFAIFWVLAVFPSVPLLPIGRTAGSLFGAMLMVIFQVITPEQAYAAIDLPILGLLFGTMVVSIYLERADMFKYLGTLLSWQSRGPKDLLCRVCLVSAVSSALFTNDTSCVVLTEFVLKIARQKNLPPHPFLLALATSANIGSSATPIGNPQNLVIAVQSKIPFGEFLFGVFPAMIVGITVNALLLLCMYWRVLSDHKEDEEKAGEVADSEVVSVAEEDVSSHRFSPATFPPPPTSEESNLRMDAADTLRNRAGSAGESDLISRDSRELQTDAESQGESNDSNNNNSMFKTKKWRRVLWKSSVYLITLGMLVSMLMGLNMSWAAITAALALVVLDFKDARPSLEKVSYSLLIFFCGMFITVDGFNKTGIPTALWDLMEPYAKIDQAKGTAVLAVVILVLSNVASNVPTVLLLGARVAASAMGREEEKKAWLLLAWVSTVAGNLTLLGSAANLIVCEQARRSGSHGYTLTFTKHFKFGLPSTLIVTAIGLLLIK